The Crocosphaera subtropica ATCC 51142 genome includes a window with the following:
- a CDS encoding NAD-dependent epimerase/dehydratase family protein codes for MKILITGGAGYIGSILTPTLLAKGYEVTVLDSFMFGQNSLADCCQYDTFNVVRGDCRNESLIKDLLKDADVIIPLAALVGAPLCSRDEVGTRTVNYEAVKMICDLASPQQRILMPVTNSGYGIGEAGKFCTEESPLRPISLYGTTKVEAEKAVLERENSMTFRLATVFGMSPRMRVDLLVNDFVYRAFYDRAVVIFEGHFKRNYIHIRDVAKVFVHGIENFETMKGKPYNVGLEDANLSKLELCAEIKKYLPKFVYLEAPIGEDPDKRDYIVSNARILKTGFEPEWPLSRGIRELIKGYTILRNSIYSNV; via the coding sequence ATGAAAATTTTAATTACGGGGGGTGCCGGTTATATTGGCTCAATTTTAACCCCAACTTTATTGGCAAAAGGCTATGAAGTCACAGTATTAGACAGTTTTATGTTCGGTCAAAATAGTTTGGCTGATTGCTGTCAATATGACACGTTTAATGTGGTGCGTGGGGACTGTCGCAATGAATCTTTAATCAAAGATTTACTCAAAGACGCTGATGTAATCATCCCCTTAGCTGCTTTGGTGGGTGCGCCCTTATGTAGTCGGGATGAAGTGGGAACCCGTACGGTTAACTACGAAGCGGTTAAAATGATTTGTGATCTAGCCAGTCCTCAACAACGGATTTTAATGCCGGTGACGAATAGTGGGTATGGTATTGGAGAAGCGGGTAAATTCTGTACCGAAGAGTCTCCGTTACGGCCGATTTCTCTGTATGGGACTACCAAAGTTGAAGCCGAAAAAGCGGTGTTAGAACGGGAAAATAGTATGACCTTCCGACTGGCCACCGTGTTTGGAATGTCCCCTAGAATGCGGGTTGATCTATTGGTGAATGATTTTGTTTATCGTGCCTTTTATGATCGGGCGGTGGTCATTTTTGAAGGACATTTTAAGCGCAATTATATTCATATCCGAGATGTAGCTAAGGTCTTTGTTCATGGCATTGAAAATTTTGAAACCATGAAAGGGAAACCCTATAACGTGGGCTTAGAAGATGCTAATTTATCTAAGTTAGAATTATGCGCTGAGATCAAGAAGTATTTACCCAAATTTGTCTATTTAGAAGCCCCTATCGGCGAAGATCCTGATAAACGAGACTATATTGTTTCAAATGCCCGTATTCTCAAAACAGGCTTTGAACCCGAATGGCCCTTAAGTCGAGGGATTCGAGAATTAATTAAAGGTTATACCATTCTACGCAACAGCATCTATTCTAATGTCTAG
- a CDS encoding metal ABC transporter permease, whose product MMVWNWLIEPLQYGFLVQAIWVSAFVGLVCAVLSCYITLKGWSLMGDAISHSVVPGVVVAYALNIPFAIGAFLFGFGATVAIGYITSMTRLKEDAVIGIVFTGFFAFGLVLVTKIPSNIDLFHILFGNVLGISQQDIIQSLMAGIITLVVILLRRKDLLLFCFDPNHATAIGLNTQVMYYTLLSVLALTIVAALQTAGIILVISMLVTPGSIGYLLSDRFDYMLVVAVISSVLSCVLGTYLSYYLDVSTGGSIVVLLTALFILTMIFAPKYGILAQQLKKRANQGFNEEKNQI is encoded by the coding sequence ATGATGGTATGGAACTGGTTGATTGAACCCTTGCAATATGGGTTTTTGGTGCAAGCTATCTGGGTGAGTGCCTTTGTTGGCTTGGTTTGTGCGGTGCTTTCTTGCTATATTACCCTCAAGGGGTGGTCTTTGATGGGGGATGCCATTTCCCATTCGGTGGTGCCTGGGGTGGTGGTGGCTTATGCCCTGAATATTCCCTTTGCTATTGGAGCATTTTTATTTGGCTTTGGGGCAACGGTTGCCATTGGTTATATTACGTCTATGACTCGACTGAAAGAAGATGCTGTCATTGGCATTGTTTTTACAGGATTTTTTGCTTTTGGGTTAGTTTTAGTAACAAAAATTCCGAGTAATATTGATTTATTTCATATTCTTTTTGGTAATGTTTTGGGTATTTCTCAACAAGACATCATTCAAAGCTTAATGGCAGGAATCATTACTTTGGTTGTTATTCTACTACGGCGTAAAGATTTACTTCTGTTTTGTTTCGATCCTAACCATGCCACAGCTATTGGTCTTAATACTCAGGTGATGTATTATACTTTGCTTTCTGTTTTGGCTTTAACAATTGTGGCCGCATTACAAACCGCAGGTATTATTCTGGTTATTTCTATGTTAGTCACCCCTGGATCGATTGGCTATTTGTTGAGCGATCGCTTTGATTATATGTTAGTGGTTGCTGTGATCAGTAGTGTTCTTTCCTGTGTTTTAGGAACCTATCTCAGCTATTATCTTGATGTTTCGACAGGGGGGAGTATTGTGGTACTGTTGACGGCATTATTTATTCTTACCATGATTTTTGCCCCTAAATATGGTATCTTGGCTCAACAGTTGAAAAAACGAGCCAATCAAGGATTTAATGAGGAAAAAAATCAGATTTAG
- the psb35 gene encoding photosystem II assembly protein Psb35 yields MNLLLATAGEFPTYFVIVYVVGFIAAVTIGSIAWYNSKRPAGWENAEKPDYIPDVKTEEQTENQS; encoded by the coding sequence ATGAACTTATTATTAGCAACCGCCGGAGAATTCCCAACCTATTTTGTTATCGTCTATGTTGTCGGTTTCATTGCTGCTGTGACCATCGGTTCCATTGCTTGGTATAATTCAAAACGTCCCGCTGGCTGGGAAAATGCAGAAAAGCCCGATTATATTCCTGATGTAAAAACAGAGGAGCAAACGGAAAATCAGTCATAG
- a CDS encoding tetratricopeptide repeat protein: protein MKSSKIDQLLQDLKKTDEVARQRATAKLWQLWFEQKGEIGWELLRRSQSFLEAGNFQKAEELLTETIKNYPDFAEAWNRRAVLYFSLEKYEKAKEDCQQVIRLIPYHFGALHGLGLCLLALGQYREAIAAFRKALEVQPHALINQKLILECTALL, encoded by the coding sequence GTGAAGTCTTCAAAAATTGACCAGTTATTACAAGACTTGAAAAAAACGGATGAAGTAGCCCGCCAAAGGGCTACCGCTAAACTGTGGCAACTATGGTTTGAACAAAAAGGAGAAATTGGCTGGGAATTATTAAGGCGATCACAATCTTTTTTAGAAGCAGGAAATTTTCAAAAAGCAGAAGAATTGCTAACAGAAACCATCAAAAATTATCCTGATTTTGCTGAAGCCTGGAATCGGCGTGCTGTTCTTTATTTTTCCTTAGAAAAGTACGAAAAGGCGAAAGAAGATTGTCAACAAGTGATTCGCTTAATTCCCTATCATTTTGGGGCGTTACATGGCTTAGGATTATGTTTATTAGCCTTGGGACAGTATCGAGAAGCGATCGCAGCTTTCCGAAAAGCCCTAGAGGTACAACCTCATGCTTTAATCAATCAAAAATTAATTTTAGAATGTACTGCTCTACTTTAA
- a CDS encoding Uma2 family endonuclease: protein MLLNYNPRHCLPSAEDLPDSDDTPVDNELQDLIPHVLKDILALIWEERMDWYFGVDMGIYYDPENPTEVIVPDGFLSLGVPRIIDSDLRLSYVLWDELVIPTMILEVVSQTRRGEYTQKKEDYAKMGVLYYVIYNPLRKRKARLEVYQLNNGEYELLAGEPVWLSEIDLGIGREIGVYQGVEREWLYWYDRQGKRYLTSHEKAREAQQEALQAQERAKLLEERLRSLGIDPHEL, encoded by the coding sequence ATGCTATTAAACTATAATCCTCGTCATTGTTTACCCTCTGCTGAAGATTTACCAGACTCCGATGATACTCCCGTGGATAACGAATTACAAGACTTAATCCCCCATGTTCTCAAAGATATTTTAGCCTTGATTTGGGAAGAGAGAATGGACTGGTATTTTGGAGTAGATATGGGGATTTATTATGACCCTGAAAATCCTACAGAGGTAATCGTTCCGGATGGGTTTTTAAGCCTAGGAGTTCCCCGTATTATTGATTCAGATTTGAGGTTATCTTATGTGTTATGGGATGAACTGGTTATCCCCACAATGATTTTAGAAGTCGTTTCTCAAACCAGACGAGGAGAATATACTCAAAAGAAAGAAGATTATGCAAAAATGGGGGTTTTATATTATGTTATTTATAATCCTTTAAGAAAAAGAAAAGCCCGTTTAGAAGTGTATCAATTAAATAATGGAGAGTATGAATTATTAGCAGGGGAACCGGTTTGGTTATCAGAAATTGATTTAGGCATCGGTAGAGAAATAGGGGTTTATCAAGGGGTTGAACGAGAGTGGTTATATTGGTATGATCGACAAGGAAAACGGTATTTAACATCTCACGAAAAAGCAAGAGAAGCTCAACAAGAAGCGTTACAAGCTCAAGAGAGAGCAAAACTACTAGAAGAAAGACTTAGAAGCTTGGGGATTGATCCTCATGAATTATAA
- a CDS encoding serine/threonine-protein kinase has protein sequence MSNWKPGTRLQNGRYEINKVLGYGGSGITYRAKEYPQGNPVAIKTLNVIIQNQPDFSKHQERFIQEAFCLAKCNHPHVIKVHNVCQEQQLWCMVMDYIGGGTLRQYVNYKNGISEEEALKYIQQIGSALTYIHEQGFIHRDVKPGNIMLRKKDMQAILIDFGLAREFVQDKIQTHTNSRTESFAPLEQYELTAKRGAYTDVYALAATLYYVLTLQLPFPAPFRQQGATLIPPKQHNPDISDTVNVAILQGMELQPQKRPQSIQEWLKMLTEKQITLSRRRNLRNSRQVILNPARKEQLSTTMTSSFSEQYYPSEPTKQSKKETKTAQNISKILFLSNSNIDYEKLQEFLTLGNLKEADQETAKIILTLTHREKQGWIDQHHVENLPCHELQIINQLWYEGSNGRFGFSVQKKLYQKLGGKAEYNTKVWRDFGDKVGWRNNNNWLSYKDLNFNLWAPPGHLPMLGMQLWGFTGWLTVLINRLNICQIQDKNN, from the coding sequence ATGAGTAATTGGAAACCTGGAACAAGATTACAAAATGGTCGCTATGAAATTAATAAAGTTTTAGGATATGGAGGGTCAGGAATTACCTATCGTGCAAAAGAATATCCTCAAGGAAATCCAGTTGCTATAAAAACTCTCAATGTTATTATTCAAAATCAACCTGATTTTAGTAAACATCAAGAGCGATTTATTCAAGAAGCTTTTTGTCTAGCAAAATGTAATCATCCCCATGTTATTAAAGTCCATAATGTCTGCCAAGAACAACAACTTTGGTGTATGGTAATGGATTATATCGGAGGGGGAACCCTTCGACAATATGTTAATTATAAAAATGGTATCTCTGAAGAAGAAGCACTAAAATATATTCAACAAATTGGTTCAGCTTTAACTTATATTCACGAACAAGGATTTATTCATCGAGACGTTAAACCTGGTAATATTATGCTTCGCAAAAAAGATATGCAAGCTATTTTAATTGACTTTGGTTTAGCGAGAGAATTTGTACAAGATAAAATTCAAACTCATACTAATTCTCGCACAGAATCTTTTGCTCCTTTAGAACAATATGAATTGACAGCAAAACGGGGAGCTTATACCGATGTTTATGCGTTAGCAGCCACTTTATATTATGTTCTCACCTTACAGTTGCCCTTTCCTGCCCCTTTTCGTCAACAAGGAGCTACTCTTATTCCTCCAAAACAGCATAATCCTGATATCAGTGATACTGTTAATGTTGCTATTCTTCAAGGGATGGAATTACAGCCTCAAAAACGTCCTCAATCGATTCAAGAATGGCTAAAAATGTTAACAGAAAAGCAAATTACGCTGTCTCGAAGACGTAATTTAAGAAACTCTCGACAAGTGATTCTAAATCCTGCGAGAAAAGAACAATTATCTACGACGATGACTTCTAGTTTTTCTGAACAATATTATCCAAGTGAACCGACAAAACAGTCCAAAAAAGAAACGAAAACTGCTCAGAACATTTCTAAAATTCTTTTTCTTTCAAACTCGAATATTGATTATGAAAAATTACAAGAATTTTTAACTTTAGGAAATTTAAAAGAAGCGGATCAAGAAACAGCAAAAATTATCTTAACCTTAACACATCGAGAAAAACAAGGATGGATAGATCAGCATCATGTTGAAAATTTACCCTGTCATGAATTACAAATTATTAATCAACTTTGGTATGAAGGCAGTAATGGACGCTTTGGGTTTTCGGTACAAAAAAAACTGTATCAAAAATTGGGAGGAAAGGCAGAATATAACACAAAAGTTTGGCGTGATTTTGGGGATAAAGTAGGTTGGAGAAACAATAATAATTGGCTATCTTACAAAGACCTTAATTTTAATCTGTGGGCCCCTCCAGGGCATTTACCCATGCTAGGGATGCAGTTGTGGGGGTTTACAGGATGGTTAACGGTATTGATTAATCGATTAAACATCTGTCAAATTCAAGATAAAAATAACTAA
- the topA gene encoding type I DNA topoisomerase: MSTLVIVESPTKARTIRNYLPQGYQVEASMGHVRDLPASADEIPPSYKDKDWANLGVNVENGFEPIYVIPKGKKKVVQGLKSALKSADELILATDEDREGESISWHLLQLLKPKVPIKRMVFHEITREAIQKSLKNCRDIDENLVHAQETRRILDRLYGYTLSPLLWKKIAWGLSAGRVQSVAVRLLVQRERERLAFQSGGYWDLKALLEKENSPFEAKLITLGGKKIATGSDFDPNTGKIAQGRDVVLLNEQEANALKERLDGKTWTVTKKEEKATTRKPYAPFTTSTLQQESNRKLSISARDTMRIAQKLYEEGYITYMRTDSVHLSDEAIKAARNCVEEKYGKEYLSPKPRQYTTKSKGAQEAHEAIRPAGNRFRTPQETGLSGQEFALYDLIWKRTVASQMANAKLTQISVLLDVEDAGFRSSGKRIDFPGFFRAYVEGSDDPDAAIEDQEVILPPLAEGDHPDCKELDVLGHETQPPARYTEASLVKMLEGEGVGRPSTYASIIGTIRDRGYAQMRSKALVPTFTAFAVVNLLENHFPDLVDTKFTSKMEQTLDEIATGEAQWVPYLQKFYSGEEGLDTQVKVRVDQIDPGVAKAINLDNLDATVKIGKFGPYVEVLDGEEKITASIPADLTPSDLNPEQVNKLLKQKTEGPEKLGLHPETGEPIYVLIGSYGPYVQLGEATEENKKPKRASLPKGTSVEDVTLEMAVGLLALPRLLGTHPETGAKIKASIGRFGPYVVHDQGKSGKDYRSLKKEDDVLTVTLERALELLAQPKKGRGGGRTKKPLKELGVHPDDQQAVNVYEGPYGVYVKHGKVNAGLPEGETVETINLEKALELLAAKASTKKKTTRKTTSQTKKTTTRRTTKSKTSTSKETNS; encoded by the coding sequence ATGTCAACCCTTGTTATTGTTGAATCACCCACCAAAGCCCGTACCATTAGAAATTATTTACCCCAAGGATATCAAGTCGAAGCATCCATGGGCCATGTTCGGGATCTCCCGGCCTCGGCCGATGAAATACCCCCTTCTTACAAAGACAAAGACTGGGCTAATTTAGGGGTCAACGTAGAAAATGGCTTTGAACCCATTTATGTCATCCCCAAGGGCAAAAAAAAGGTGGTTCAGGGGTTAAAATCAGCGTTAAAAAGCGCAGATGAATTGATCTTAGCCACTGACGAAGATAGAGAAGGGGAAAGCATCAGTTGGCATTTATTACAACTTCTCAAGCCCAAAGTCCCCATTAAACGCATGGTGTTCCATGAGATCACCCGTGAGGCCATTCAAAAATCCCTCAAAAATTGCCGAGATATCGACGAAAACCTAGTTCATGCCCAAGAAACCAGAAGAATTTTAGACCGTTTATACGGTTATACTCTCTCTCCCTTACTCTGGAAAAAAATTGCTTGGGGACTCTCTGCTGGTCGGGTTCAATCGGTGGCCGTACGCCTATTAGTACAACGGGAACGAGAACGCCTCGCTTTCCAATCTGGAGGCTATTGGGATCTTAAAGCCTTACTGGAAAAAGAAAACAGTCCCTTTGAAGCTAAGTTAATCACCCTAGGAGGCAAAAAAATCGCCACTGGGTCAGATTTTGACCCGAATACAGGGAAAATTGCTCAGGGACGGGATGTGGTGCTGCTCAACGAACAAGAAGCGAATGCCCTCAAAGAGAGATTAGACGGGAAAACTTGGACGGTTACCAAAAAAGAAGAAAAAGCAACCACCCGTAAGCCCTATGCCCCTTTTACCACTTCCACCCTACAACAAGAATCGAACCGTAAATTGAGTATATCGGCAAGGGATACTATGCGCATTGCCCAAAAACTCTATGAAGAAGGTTATATCACCTATATGCGGACAGATTCGGTTCATTTATCCGATGAAGCCATCAAAGCAGCGAGAAACTGCGTTGAAGAAAAATACGGTAAGGAATATTTAAGCCCGAAACCCCGTCAATATACCACCAAAAGCAAAGGGGCCCAAGAAGCACACGAAGCCATTCGTCCGGCCGGAAATCGTTTCCGTACCCCTCAAGAAACTGGGTTATCAGGTCAAGAATTTGCCCTGTATGACCTCATTTGGAAGCGTACCGTTGCTTCTCAGATGGCCAACGCTAAATTAACCCAAATTAGTGTTCTTTTGGATGTAGAAGACGCAGGGTTTCGTTCCTCTGGGAAACGGATCGATTTTCCTGGGTTTTTCAGGGCTTATGTAGAAGGTTCCGATGATCCCGATGCGGCCATTGAAGATCAAGAAGTCATTTTACCGCCCCTAGCAGAAGGCGATCACCCCGACTGTAAGGAATTAGACGTATTGGGCCACGAAACCCAACCGCCGGCCCGTTATACAGAAGCGTCGTTAGTGAAAATGTTGGAAGGGGAAGGAGTAGGCCGGCCCAGTACCTACGCCAGTATTATTGGGACTATCCGCGATCGCGGTTATGCCCAAATGCGGAGTAAAGCGTTAGTGCCTACTTTTACCGCCTTTGCAGTGGTTAATTTACTGGAAAACCATTTTCCTGACTTGGTAGATACAAAGTTTACCTCAAAAATGGAGCAAACCCTCGACGAAATTGCCACCGGGGAAGCCCAATGGGTTCCCTATCTTCAAAAATTCTATTCAGGGGAAGAAGGGCTAGACACTCAAGTTAAAGTGAGAGTGGATCAAATTGATCCAGGGGTGGCTAAAGCCATCAATTTGGACAATTTAGACGCAACGGTGAAAATTGGTAAGTTTGGTCCTTATGTTGAAGTTTTGGACGGGGAAGAGAAAATTACGGCCTCTATCCCGGCTGACTTAACCCCTTCCGATCTTAACCCCGAACAAGTTAATAAGTTACTGAAACAGAAAACCGAAGGCCCTGAGAAGTTAGGGTTACACCCCGAAACTGGCGAACCGATTTATGTTTTAATTGGCAGTTACGGTCCCTATGTTCAGTTAGGAGAAGCCACAGAAGAGAATAAAAAGCCAAAACGGGCTTCTTTACCTAAAGGAACCAGTGTTGAAGATGTCACCCTAGAGATGGCAGTGGGGTTATTGGCCTTACCCCGTTTATTGGGAACCCATCCTGAAACGGGAGCAAAAATTAAAGCCAGTATCGGACGGTTTGGCCCCTATGTGGTGCATGATCAAGGAAAAAGTGGCAAAGACTATCGATCGCTGAAAAAAGAGGATGATGTTTTAACGGTGACGTTAGAAAGGGCCCTAGAATTACTGGCCCAACCCAAAAAAGGACGGGGTGGCGGTCGAACCAAGAAACCGTTAAAAGAGTTAGGGGTTCATCCTGATGATCAACAAGCGGTTAACGTTTACGAAGGTCCCTATGGGGTTTATGTTAAACATGGGAAGGTTAATGCCGGTTTACCGGAAGGGGAAACCGTTGAAACCATTAACTTAGAAAAGGCGTTAGAATTGTTAGCGGCCAAAGCTTCTACTAAAAAGAAAACGACCCGTAAAACCACCAGTCAGACTAAGAAAACGACAACAAGACGAACCACTAAGAGTAAAACTAGCACAAGTAAAGAGACAAATTCTTAA
- a CDS encoding metal ABC transporter ATP-binding protein, whose amino-acid sequence MMSSINQRLNITVDNLSVTYNNAKLALYNASCTVEPGSITALVGPNGCGKSTLFKSIMGFLSPSQGQVLVGGTSVKKAQKRQWMAYVPQADEVDWNFPVSVFEVVMMGRYGYMNLLRIPSAKDKRLVMESLERVGMTEFRHHQIGELSGGQKKRAFLARALAQEGKVILLDEPFTGVDVKTEKSMIDLMIQLREEGHTLLVSTHDLMSISTFCDRTILLNRTILASGTTEETFTEENLEMTFGGLPVSNLSSEFGVRGSES is encoded by the coding sequence ATGATGTCATCAATAAACCAACGACTCAATATTACAGTAGATAACCTCAGTGTTACCTACAACAACGCTAAACTAGCCCTGTACAATGCCAGTTGTACCGTAGAACCCGGTTCGATTACTGCGTTGGTCGGTCCTAACGGTTGCGGTAAGTCCACCTTGTTTAAATCGATCATGGGGTTTTTGTCCCCCAGTCAAGGACAGGTTTTGGTGGGAGGAACTTCCGTTAAAAAAGCTCAAAAACGCCAGTGGATGGCTTATGTACCCCAAGCCGATGAAGTGGACTGGAACTTTCCCGTCAGTGTCTTTGAAGTGGTGATGATGGGACGTTATGGTTACATGAACCTATTACGCATTCCCAGTGCCAAAGATAAAAGATTAGTGATGGAAAGCCTAGAACGAGTGGGTATGACAGAGTTTCGTCATCATCAGATCGGTGAACTGTCAGGAGGACAGAAAAAACGGGCGTTTCTAGCCAGGGCTTTGGCGCAAGAAGGTAAAGTCATTTTACTGGATGAACCTTTTACGGGGGTGGATGTTAAGACGGAAAAAAGCATGATTGATCTGATGATCCAGTTGCGAGAAGAAGGTCATACCCTTTTAGTGTCGACCCATGATTTGATGTCTATTTCTACCTTCTGCGATCGCACAATTCTCCTCAACCGTACCATTCTAGCGTCGGGTACCACCGAAGAAACCTTTACAGAAGAAAATTTAGAGATGACCTTTGGTGGGTTACCTGTCAGTAATCTAAGTTCGGAGTTCGGAGTTCGGGGTTCAGAGTCATGA
- a CDS encoding metal ABC transporter substrate-binding protein produces the protein MIPIFLSRGIVLTLSLTLGVGLISCTSNEVTDPSTQTDNREPRELAADHQGKKKVLTTFTVLADIAQNVAGDKLDVQSITRIGAEIHGYEPTPSDITKAQDADLVLYNGMNLERWFEQFLGNIKDVPSVLLTEGIEPIPISEGPYADKPNPHAWMSPRNALVYVENIRKAFVELDPDNAETYNANAAAYSEKLKAIDEQLQADLEQVPENQRYLVSCEGAFSYLARDYNLKEIYMWPINAEQQFTPKQVKTVIDKVKTNKVPTVFCESTVSDEGQKQVAKTTGSRFGGNLYVDSLSTEEGPVPTFLDLLEYDARVISNGLLAGSKTQ, from the coding sequence ATGATACCCATATTCTTGTCACGGGGCATTGTCCTTACCCTTAGTTTGACTTTAGGGGTTGGGTTAATCAGTTGTACTTCCAATGAAGTCACTGATCCTTCCACCCAAACAGACAATAGGGAACCCAGGGAATTAGCTGCCGATCATCAGGGAAAAAAGAAAGTATTGACAACTTTTACCGTTCTAGCGGACATCGCTCAAAACGTAGCGGGGGATAAGTTAGACGTACAGTCAATTACCCGTATTGGCGCAGAAATTCACGGTTATGAACCAACTCCTAGTGATATTACCAAAGCGCAAGACGCTGACCTTGTTTTATATAATGGCATGAACCTAGAACGTTGGTTTGAGCAGTTTTTAGGCAATATCAAAGATGTGCCTTCAGTGCTGTTGACAGAAGGGATTGAACCCATTCCTATTTCAGAAGGTCCCTACGCCGATAAACCTAACCCCCATGCTTGGATGTCCCCTAGAAACGCTTTAGTTTATGTGGAGAATATTCGTAAAGCCTTTGTGGAACTTGACCCCGACAACGCCGAGACATACAACGCCAATGCTGCTGCTTACAGCGAAAAACTCAAAGCGATTGATGAGCAACTCCAAGCAGATTTAGAGCAAGTCCCTGAAAATCAGCGATATTTAGTGAGTTGCGAGGGAGCATTCTCCTATTTAGCCCGTGACTACAATTTAAAAGAAATTTATATGTGGCCGATTAATGCTGAACAGCAGTTTACTCCTAAACAGGTCAAAACGGTCATTGATAAGGTGAAAACGAATAAGGTTCCTACTGTTTTTTGTGAAAGTACCGTCAGTGACGAGGGACAAAAACAAGTCGCCAAAACCACTGGCTCACGGTTTGGGGGCAACCTTTATGTTGACTCTCTTTCCACCGAAGAAGGGCCAGTGCCTACCTTCTTAGACTTACTCGAATACGATGCTCGTGTTATTTCTAACGGGTTACTCGCTGGTAGTAAGACGCAATAA